A part of Clostridia bacterium genomic DNA contains:
- the aroH gene encoding chorismate mutase → MYLVAIRGAITVENDTKKDILRNTELLLKEIMCQNNIEKEEIISVFFTATRDLTAVYPAVAARELGIVNAALMCANEMDIKNSLNMCIRVMVQANSEISQKEVKHIYLKQAKTLRPDITGIIC, encoded by the coding sequence ATGTATCTTGTTGCTATCCGTGGTGCTATAACAGTTGAAAATGATACAAAAAAAGATATTTTAAGAAATACAGAGCTGCTATTAAAAGAAATAATGTGTCAAAATAATATAGAAAAAGAGGAAATTATAAGTGTTTTTTTTACCGCTACAAGAGACTTAACGGCTGTATATCCAGCCGTTGCTGCAAGGGAACTAGGCATTGTTAATGCTGCTTTGATGTGTGCAAATGAAATGGATATAAAAAATAGTCTTAATATGTGTATAAGAGTGATGGTACAGGCCAATTCAGAAATATCACAAAAAGAAGTTAAGCATATCTATCTTAAACAAGCAAAAACTCTTAGGCCGGATATTACTGGAATAATATGTTGA
- a CDS encoding HutP family protein, which translates to MERYGSKEIASVALKMSITHSRNEEVRLKEEYLQKDIKTAAVDYGGEFANSVMRIIERAVVAAKREGVISASHAEEGAIAGAAHEALNQILPKALGLNVGGKIGIARYNDHVSVAIFFGIGLLHLNEIAIGLGHRVV; encoded by the coding sequence ATGGAACGATACGGCAGTAAAGAGATTGCTAGCGTTGCACTGAAGATGAGTATCACTCATAGTCGTAACGAAGAAGTCAGATTAAAAGAGGAATACCTGCAAAAAGACATTAAAACTGCAGCGGTGGATTATGGTGGGGAATTTGCTAATTCAGTGATGAGGATAATTGAAAGGGCCGTTGTTGCTGCAAAAAGGGAAGGTGTTATATCTGCTAGCCATGCAGAAGAAGGTGCTATTGCAGGTGCTGCTCATGAAGCATTGAACCAGATACTACCTAAAGCATTAGGTCTGAATGTAGGTGGGAAAATAGGCATAGCTAGATATAATGACCATGTAAGTGTGGCAATCTTTTTTGGGATAGGATTGCTGCATTTAAATGAAATAGCAATAGGTCTAGGTCATAGAGTGGTATAA